TCGTCGCTCCCGGTCAGGGAGCCCAGACTCCCGGCTTCCTCCAGCCCTGGCTCGAGGACCGGACCTTCCGCTCGCGCTTCGAGTGGCTCTCCACCGTCGCCGGCCTCGACCTCGTCCACTACGGCACCGAGGCCGACGCGGACGCCATCCGCGACACCCGGATCGCCCAGCCGCTGCTGGTCGCGACCGGCCTGGTCGCCGCCCTCGAGCTCTTCCCGCACCCGGCCGACGCGTTCGCCCAGGTCGGTGCGGTCGCCGGCCACAGCGTCGGCGAGCTGACCGCCGCCGCCGGTGCCCGCGTGATCACCGCCGAGCAGGCGATGGTGCTGGTCCGTGAGCGCGGCAACGCGATGGCCGAGGCCGCCGCGACCACCCCCACCGGCATGACCGCCGTCCTCGGCGGTGACCGCGACGAGGTCCTCGCCGCCCTGGCGTCCCACGGGCTGACCGCCGCCAACGACAACGGCCCCGGCCAGATCGTCGCAGCCGGCACCACCGAGCAGCTCGCGGCCTTGGCCGCGGCGCCGCCCGCCAAGGCCCGGCTGATGCCGCTGAGCGTCGCCGGTGCCTTCCACACCGAACACATGGAGCCGGCCGTCGGCCATCTCGGTGCGCTCGCCCGCTCGGTCTCGACGCACGACCCGCGCACGGCCCTGATCTCGAACCGCGACGGCCAGGTCGTCCACGACGGCCAGGAGGTCCTGCGCCGCCTGGTCGGCCAGATCGCCAGCCCGGTCCGATGGGACCTGTGCCTCGACACGATGGCCGACCTCGGTGTCACCGGCATCCTGGAGATGCCGCCGGCGGGCACTCTCACCGGGATCGCGAAGCGGGCGCTCAAGGGCGTCGATACGTTCGCGCTCAAGACGCCCGACCAGCTCGACGACGCTCGGGCGTTCTGCGCCAAGCACGGCGAGTACTCGCACATGGACTCCTCCCCCACCTGGCGGATGGTCGTGAGCCCGAACAAGGGCACGTTCCACCTCTCCAGCGAGGCCGTGGAGCTCGACGTGCTGCCGGCCGGCGCCACCATCG
The Nocardioides luti genome window above contains:
- a CDS encoding acyltransferase domain-containing protein; this encodes MLVIVAPGQGAQTPGFLQPWLEDRTFRSRFEWLSTVAGLDLVHYGTEADADAIRDTRIAQPLLVATGLVAALELFPHPADAFAQVGAVAGHSVGELTAAAGARVITAEQAMVLVRERGNAMAEAAATTPTGMTAVLGGDRDEVLAALASHGLTAANDNGPGQIVAAGTTEQLAALAAAPPAKARLMPLSVAGAFHTEHMEPAVGHLGALARSVSTHDPRTALISNRDGQVVHDGQEVLRRLVGQIASPVRWDLCLDTMADLGVTGILEMPPAGTLTGIAKRALKGVDTFALKTPDQLDDARAFCAKHGEYSHMDSSPTWRMVVSPNKGTFHLSSEAVELDVLPAGATIGDVASTRDRTRVVATHGGQIVEWLVEDGDLVSPGQPLVRLHPEGAN